A genomic window from Camelina sativa cultivar DH55 chromosome 2, Cs, whole genome shotgun sequence includes:
- the LOC104728554 gene encoding glutamate synthase 1 [NADH], chloroplastic isoform X1 → MAAASSSSVLNLRTNQQLLSLRSLKNSTVPASQLAVAPGVGRRRTCTTARCSVKKSLAATTTTTTPESPFLGTRVRRSGSETLQFWRSDGPGRSAKLRTVVKSSFSGVPEKPLGLYDPSYDKDSCGVGFVAELSGESSRKTVTDSLEMLIRMTHRGACGCESNTGDGAGILVGLPHDFYAEAATELGFVLPPAGEYAVGMFFLPTSESRREESRNVFTKVAESLGHSVLGWRSVPTDNSMLGKSALQTEPIIEQVFLTPTANSKADFEQQMYILRRVSMVAIRAALNLEHGAMKDFYICSLSSRTIVYKGQLKPDQLKDYYYADLGSERFTSYMALVHSRFSTNTFPSWDRAQPMRVLGHNGEINTLRGNVNWMRAREGLLKCKELGLSKKELKKLLPIVDVSSSDSGAFDGVLELLVRAGRSLPEAVMMMIPEAWQNDKNIDPSRKSFYEYLSALMEPWDGPALISFTDGRYLGATLDRNGLRPGRFYITHSGRVIMASEVGVVDVPPEDVMRKGRLNPGMMLLVDFEKHIVVDDDALKQQYSLARPYGEWLQRQKIELKDIIESVPEAERIAPSISGVVPASNDDDSMESMGIHGLLSPLKAFGYTVEALEMLLLPMAKDGSEALGSMGNDTPLAVMSNREKLCFEYFKQMFAQVTNPPIDPIREKIVTSMECMIGPEGDLTETTEEQCHRLSLKGPLLKVEEMEAIKKMNYRGWRTKVLDITYPKERGTKGLEETLDRICDEANEAIKEGYTLLVLSDRAFSATRVAVSSLLAVGAVHHHLVKTLARTQVGLVVESAEPREVHHFCTLVGFGADAICPYLAVEAVYRLQVDGKIPPKSNGEFHSKEELVKKYYKASNYGMMKVLAKMGISTLASYKGAQIFEALGLSSEVIQKCFAGTPSRVEGATFEMLARDGLQLHEMAFPARGYAPGSAEASALLNPGNYHWRKNGEIHLNDPLAIAKLQEAARTNSVAAYKEYSKRINELNKQSNLRGLMKFKEADVTIPLDQVEPASEIVKRFCTGAMSYGSISLEAHTTLAMAMNKLGGKSNTGEGGELPSRMEPLADGSRNPKRSSIKQIASGRFGVSSYYLTNADELQIKMAQGAKPGEGGELPGHKVIGDIAITRNSTAGVGLISPPPHHDIYSIEDLAQLIHDLKNANPGARISVKLVSEAGVGVIASGVVKGHADHVLIAGHDGGTGASRWTGIKNAGLPWELGLAETHQTLVANDLRGRTVLQTDGQLKTGRDVAIAALLGAEEFGFSTAPLITLGCIMMRKCHKNTCPVGIATQDPVLREKFAGEPEHVINFFFMLAEEVREIMAGLGFRTVTEMIGRADMLELDREVVKNNDKLENIDLSLLLRPAAEIRPGAAQYCVQKQDHGLDMALDQELIALSKSALEKALPVYIETPICNVNRAVGTMLSHEVTKRYHLAGLPKDTIHIKFTGSAGQSLGAFLCPGIMLELEGDSNDYVGKGLSGGKVVVYPPKGSSFDPKENIVIGNVALYGATSGEAYFNGMAAERFSVRNSGAKAVVEGVGDHGCEYMTGGTVVVLGKTGRNFAAGMSGGIAYVLDVDGKFHTRCNPELVDLDKVEDEEDKMTLKMMIQQHQRHTNSQLAQDVLADFENLLPKFIKVFPRDYKRVLSAMKHEEVSKQAIERASEEADELEEKELEEKDAFVELKNMAAASSKEEMSGNGVAAEAPKKPSKVDDAVKHRGFIAYEREGVKYRDPNVRLNDWNEVMEESKPGPLLTTQSARCMDCGTPFCHQETSGCPLGNKIPEFNELVYQNRWQEALNRLLETNNFPEFTGRVCPAPCEGSCVLGIIENPVSIKSIECSIIDKAFEEGWMVPRPPLKRTGKKVAIIGSGPAGLASADQLNKMGHSVTVYERSDRIGGLMMYGVPNMKTDKIDIVQRRVDLMTKEGINFVVNANIGKDPSYSLDGLKEENDAIVLAVGSTKPRDLPVPGRDLSGVHFAMEFLHANTKSLLDSNLEDGNYISAKGKKVVVIGGGDTGTDCIGTSIRHGCSNIVNLELLPQPPATRAPGNPWPQWPRVFRIDYGHQEAATKFGKDPRTYEVLTKRFIGDDNGNVNGLELVRVSWEKDETGRFQFKEIEGSEEIIEADLVFLAMGFLGPEPTLAEKLGLECDNRSNFKAEYGRFSTTVEGVFAAGDCRRGQSLVVWAISEGRQAASQVDKFLSKNDDDEDAKLRQGLNQMKHNISN, encoded by the exons atggcggcAGCTTCGTCTAGCTCCGTTCTTAACCTCCGAACCAACCAACAATTGTTATCACTCCGATCTCTGAAAAACTCCACCGTCCCTGCATCCCAATTGGCCGTCGCGCCAGGTGTCGGCCGTAGAAGGACGTGTACGACGGCGCGATGCTCTGTGAAGAAATCGTTGGcggcgacgacgacgacgacgactccTGAGAGTCCTTTCCTAGGGACTCGTGTGAGGAGATCCGGATCCGAGACGCTTCAGTTTTGGAGATCGGACGGGCCTGGACGGTCTGCGAAGCTTAGAACGGTGGTTAAGTCGTCATTTTCCGGTGTTCCGGAGAAGCCTCTCGGTCTTTACGATCCTTCCTATGATAAAGACTCTTGTGGTGTCGGTTTTGTAGCAGAGTTGTCCGGCGAGTCCAGCCGCAAAACG gTGACTGATTCGTTGGAGATGTTGATACGGATGACTCATAGAGGTGCTTGTGGTTGTGAGAGCAACACTGGTGACGGCGCTGGGATTCTTGTTGGTCTGCCTCACGATTTCTATGctgag GCTGCGACAGAGCTTGGCTTTGTACTTCCTCCTGCTGGAGAGTATGCTGTTGGTATGTTCTTCTTGCCAACCTCTGAAAGCCGGAGAGAAGAAAGCAGAAATGTTTTCACTAAG gTTGCTGAATCACTTGGTCATTCAGTACTTGGATGGAGATCAGTGCCTACTGATAACTCTATGTTGGGAAAGTCCGCTTTGCAGACTGAACCAATTATTGAGCAAGTTTTCCTTACTCCTACTGCTAATTCTAAAGCTGATTTTGAGCAACAG ATGTATATTCTTCGAAGAGTATCCATGGTTGCTATTCGGGCTGCGTTGAACCTTGAACACGGTGCTATGAAGGACTTCTACATTTGTTCTTTATCTTCTAG GACTATTGTTTACAAAGGACAACTAAAGCCTGATCAACTGAAGGATTATTACTACGCGGATCTTGGGAGTGAAAGGTTTACGAGCTACATGGCCCtg GTTCACTCTCGGTTCTCTACCAATACATTTCCCAGCTGGGATCGTGCTCAGCCAATGCGTGTTTTGGGACACAATGGAGAAATCAATACTCTCAGGGGAAACGTGAACTG GATGAGGGCACGTGAGGGTCTTCTGAAGTGCAAGGAACTTGGATTATCAAAGAAGGAGTTGAAGAAGCTTCTGCCTATTGTGGATGTTAGCTCTTCTGACTCAG GTGCTTTTGATGGTGTTCTTGAGCTGCTTGTCCGAGCTGGGAGAAGTCTTCCTGAAGCTGTTATGATGATGATCCCTGAAGCATGGCAGAATGACAAAAACATAGATCCAAGCAGGAAATCGTTTTATGAATACTTATCTGCTCTAATGGAGCCATGGGATGGACCTGCCCTCATATCAT TTACTGATGGTCGCTACTTGGGTGCCACATTGGACCGTAATGGACTTCGTCCTGGTAGGTTCTACATAACCCACAGTGGAAGGGTCATTATGGCTAGTGAAGTCGGGGTAGTTGACGTACCACCTGAAGATGTGATGAGGAAAGGAAGACTTAACCCGGGTATGATGCTTCTTGTTGATTTTGAGAAGCAtattgttgttgatgacgaTGCCTTGAAGCAGCAGTATTCACTGGCAAGGCCCTATGGTGAGTGGCTTCAAAGGCAAAAGATTGAACTTAAAGACATCATTGAGTCAGTTCCAGAGGCTGAACGGATTGCTCCTTCAATTTCTGGTGTTGTACCG GCCtcaaatgatgatgattcaatGGAGAGCATGGGAATTCATGGTTTATTGTCTCCACTGAAGGCCTTTgg TTATACAGTTGAGGCGTTGGAGATGCTGCTGCTTCCGATGGCTAAAGATGGCTCTGAAGCACTTGGTTCTATGGGGAATGATACACCTCTAGCTGTTATGTCAAACCGAGAGAAGTTATGCTTTGAGTATTTCAAGCAAATGTTTGCTCAAGTGACAAATCCTCCAATCGATCCTATTCGTGAGAAGATTGTTACTTCGATGGAGTGCATGATAGGTCCAGAAGGTGATCTAACTGAAACAACTGAAGAGCAATGTCACCGTCTCTCCCTAAAAGGTCCTCTTTTGAAAGTCGAAGAGATGGAAGCAATCAAGAAAATGAATTACAGAGGCTGGCGGACTAAAGTTCTTGATATAACTTATCCTAAAGAACGAGGTACAAAAGGGTTAGAGGAGACCTTGGACCGAATTTGTGATGAAGCTAATGAAGCGATAAAGGAGGGCTACACATTACTTGTTTTGTCTGACCGAG cTTTCTCTGCAACGCGTGTTGCTGTGAGCTCTCTCTTGGCTGTTGGTGCCGTTCATCATCATCTGGTTAAGACACTTGCGCGCACCCAAGTTGGTTTGGTAGTGGAATCTGCTGAGCCACGTGAAGTGCATCATTTCTGCACTCTTGTCGGATTCGGAGCAGATGCTATTTGCCCATATTTGGCGGTCGAGGCGGTTTATAGATTACAAGTTGACGGCAAGATACCACCAAAATCTAACGGGGAGTTCCATTCTAAAGAAGAGCTGGTCAAGAAGTATTACAAGGCAAGTAACTACGGAATGATGAAAGTTCTTGCCAAAATGGGAATTTCAACTCTGGCCTCATACAAGGGTGCTCAGATATTTGAAGCTCTTGGACTTTCATCTGAAGTAATTCAGAAATGTTTTGCGGGAACCCCAAGCAGAGTGGAAGGAGCGACATTTGAGATGCTTGCACGAGATGGTCTTCAATTGCATGAGATGGCTTTTCCAGCCCGTGGCTATGCACCTGGGAGTGCAGAAGCCTCAGCACTTCTCAATCCAGGAAACTATCACTGGAGGAAGAATGGGGAGATTCATCTCAACGACCCTCTTGCGATTGCAAAATTGCAAGAGGCTGCACGGACCAACAGTGTAGCTGCATACAAAGAATATTCGAAGCGCATCAATGAATTGAACAAGCAAAGTAATTTGCGCGGGCTCATGAAGTTCAAAGAAGCAGATGTAACCATTCCACTAGATCAAGTAGAGCCTGCAAGTGAAATTGTTAAGCGGTTTTGTACAGGCGCTATGAGTTATGGATCTATATCACTAGAGGCACATACAACCTTAGCAATGGCCATGAATAAACTTGGAGGAAAGTCAAATACAg GTGAGGGAGGGGAACTGCCATCCCGTATGGAGCCCCTTGCAGATGGTTCAAGGAACCCGAAAAGAAGCTCCATCAAACAAATTGCTAGTGGAAGATTTGGAGTCTCAAGCTACTATCTTACAAATGCTGATGAGCTGCAGATAAAGATGGCTCAG GGTGCCAAACCTGGGGAAGGTGGGGAGCTACCAGGCCACAAGGTTATAGGAGACATTGCTATCACCAGAAATTCAACCGCTGGTGTAGGGCTAATCAGTCCACCTCCTCATCATGACATCTACTCTATCGAGGATCTTGCTCAGCTAATTCACGATCTTAAG AATGCCAATCCTGGGGCCCGTATTAGTGTTAAACTTGTATCTGAAGCTGGTGTCGGAGTTATTGCTAGCGGTGTGGTGAAGGGCCATGCTGACCATGTTCTGATAGCAGGTCATGATGGAGGTACTGGTGCATCTCGCTGGACCGGTATTAAAAACGCTGGTCTTCCGTGGGAACTTGGTCTAGCTGAGACACACCAAACTCTTGTTGCTAATGACCTTCGCGGCCGTACTGTTCTTCAGACTGATGGTCAGTTGAAAACTGGCAGAGACGTTGCAATTGCAGCACTTCTTGGTGCTGAAGAGTTCGGATTTAGTACTGCTCCCCTTATTACACTTGGGTGTATCATGATGAGAAAGTGCCACAAGAACACCTGCCCTGTGGGAATTGCTACTCAAGATCCAGTTCTCCGTGAAAAATTTGCTGGGGAGCCTGAACATGTTATTAACTTCTTCTTTATGCTTGCTGAGGAAGTTAGGGAGATCATGGCTGGACTTGGTTTCAGAACTGTCACTGAGATGATTGGTCGTGCAGATATGCTTGAACTTGACAGGGAAGTTGTCAAGAACAATGATAAGTTGGAGAACATTGATCTTTCTCTTTTGCTCAGACCTGCTGCTGAGATTCGTCCTGGGGCTGCTCAGTACTGTGTCCAGAAACAAGATCACGGCTTAGACATGGCTCTGGATCAAGAGCTGATTGCTTTGTCAAAATCTGCTCTGGAGAAAGCTCTTCCGGTGTACATTGAGACTCCTATCTGCAACGTTAACCGCGCTGTTGGGACAATGTTGAGCCATGAGGTAACCAAACGTTACCACTTGGCTGGGCTTCCAAAGGATACAATTCATATTAAGTTCACAGGAAGTGCTGGTCAGAGTCTTGGAGCTTTCTTGTGTCCAGGAATTATGTTAGAACTTGAGGGCGATAGCAACGACTATGTTGGAAAAGGTCTCTCCGGAGGTAAAGTTGTTGTCTACCCTCCAAAAGGAAGCAGCTTTGATCCAAAGGAAAATATTGTTATTGGTAATGTAGCACTTTACGGGGCCACTAGTGGTGAAGCATACTTCAATGGGATGGCTGCTGAAAGGTTCTCTGTTCGTAATTCTGGTGCTAAAGCCGTTGTTGAAGGTGTTGGTGATCACGGCTGTGAATACATGACTGGTGGTACTGTTGTGGTGCTTGGCAAGACTGGTAGAAACTTTGCTGCTGGTATGAGTGGTGGTATTGCTTATGTCCTTGATGTGGACGGTAAGTTTCACACCAGATGCAACCCTGAACTAGTTGATCTGGATAAAGTTGAAGATGAGGAGGATAAAATGACACTCAAAATGATGATCCAGCAACATCAACGACACACCAACAGCCAACTTGCTCAAGACGTTCTTGCAGACTTTGAGAATTTGCTACCCAAGTTTATCAAGGTTTTCCCAAGAGACTACAAACGTGTTTTGTCGGCCATGAAACATGAAGAGGTATCCAAGCAAGCAATAGAGCGTGCTTCTGAGGAAGCTGATGAGTTGGAAGAAAAAGAACTCGAGGAGAAAGACGCCTTTGTTGAGCTGAAGAACATGGCAGCTGCTTCTTCTAAAGAGGAGATGTCAGGAAATGGAGTGGCAGCTGAAGCTCCGAAGAAACCTTCTAAGGTAGATGATGCTGTTAAACACCGTGGTTTCATTGCTTATGAGCGTGAAGGAGTTAAGTACAGAGATCCCAATGTTCGTCTTAATGACTGGAACGAAGTCATGGAGGAATCAAAACCTGGACCGCTCCTTACAACTCAGTCAGCACGATGCATGGATTGTGGAACTCCATTCTGCCACCAG GAGACCTCTGGATGCCCTCTTGGTAACAAGATTCCTGAATTCAACGAACTTGTGTACCAGAACAGATGGCAAGAAGCCTTGAACCGTCTACTTGAGACAAACAACTTCCCTGAGTTCACTGGGCGGGTGTGCCCTGCACCATGTGAAGGTTCTTGTGTTCTTGGAATAATCGAGAACCCTGTATCCATAAAAAGCATTGAATGTTCTATTATAGACAAAGCTTTTGAGGAAGGATGGATGGTACCAAGGCCACCTCTCAAGAGAACAGG GAAAAAAGTTGCTATTATCGGAAGTGGACCGGCTGGATTGGCTTCGGCTGACCAACTGAACAAAATGGGCCACTCAGTAACAGTGTATGAGCGCTCTGACAGAATTGGTGGGCTTATGATGTATGGAGTCCCAAACATGAAGACGGACAAAATTGACATAGTTCAACGGCGGGTTGATCTTATGACCAAAGAAGGTATCAACTTTGTGGTCAATGCTAATATTGGAAAAGACCCGTCTTACTCACTTGATGGGCTTAAGGAAGAGAATGATGCAATTGTTCTTGCTGTTGGTTCCACAAAGCCAAg AGATCTTCCAGTGCCTGGTCGTGATCTATCTGGTGTTCACTTTGCCATGGAGTTTCTTCATGCAAACACCAAAAGCTTGCTTGATAGCAATCTTGAGGATGGCAATTACATTTCAGCAAAGGGAAAGAAGGTTGTTGTAATTGGTGGAGGTGATACTGGTACAGATTGTATCGGAACATCTATCCGCCATGGATGCAGCAACATTGTAAACCTTGAGCTTCTTCCTCAGCCACCTGCTACGAGAGCTCCTGGAAATCCTTGGCCACAG TGGCCTCGTGTATTCCGTATTGACTACGGACATCAAGAAGCTGCCACCAAATTTGGAAAAGATCCAAGAACTTATGAGGTCTTAACCAAGAGGTTCATTGGAGATGACAATGGAAACGTCAACGGGCTTGAACTTGTGAGAGTGAGTTGGGAGAAGGATGAGACCGGGAGGTTCCAATTCAAAGAGATCGAAGGTTCCGAGGAAATAATTGAAGCAGACCTCGTCTTCTTGGCCATGGGATTCCTTGGACCTGAGCCG ACATTGGCTGAGAAGCTAGGACTCGAATGCGACAACAGGTCGAACTTTAAGGCAGAGTATGGCCGGTTTTCAACAACAGTGGAAGGTGTTTTTGCAGCAGGTGATTGTCGCAGAGGCCAGTCTTTGGTTGTTTGGGCCATCTCTGAAGGACGTCAAGCTGCATCTCAGGTCGACAAATTCCTCAGCAAAAACGATGATGACGAAGACGCCAAGCTACGGCAAGGACTTAACCAAATGAAGCACAATATCAGTAACTGA